The Microtus ochrogaster isolate Prairie Vole_2 unplaced genomic scaffold, MicOch1.0 UNK16, whole genome shotgun sequence genome segment ggagtcaacaaagcccctcctcctgcatcaaggctggcTGAGGCATCCCTTGATGGGGAATCAGTTCCAGAAGGCCAACCTGTGAGCTGATTTCTGTTGTCGAATTTTGGATAGCTAGTTTCTCATTTCGTATTCCATACCCTTTGGGATAGTGCAGGTAGATTTTACCCTTCTCCTTACTACAGTATGCAGCCTAAGTTTCAGAGAAGCAAAATAACCCAAAGGTTATTTAGCCCAAATgactctggggaaggaaggaacatGAGCCTGCATTTTCCATTCTAAGAGGAGGGCTGTTTTCACAGAGTACCAGGACCAGAGTGCCTGCTTAATCTAtagatttatttcttgttttgggATTTGAAGCATATACTTTTTAGATTCCAAATTCTTTTTCATGAGCAGAGGGGCCCTAGCAATATTTGATTCAGGGTTTGTGCTGGGAAGATGGCAGTGCTAGCTGGTGGGGTTCACTGGGCACCTTGAAGCCCTCCTGTGGATGGGGCTTGTGGGCATATGTGAAGTCTTGGCACACCACTGGGATCTTGGCACTTCAGCCTGAGCCACTCAGAGACCTGTTATTGCAGGTCCTCGATTCTCTCCCCTCTGACTTGAGGGAGGAACCTGTCCCCATCGCTTCCTCTAGCAGGTGTAGGTTTGGTGGGGATGCTCAACCTCTTCCCGCTGTACCCTGACCCTAGGCCAGACAGGGACTCCCTATAAATCTACTCTCTTCCAGGCCACAGTCCCAGCCCTGTTGCTCTCTCAGCTCTGAAGGGCCTGATTTCCCACGCTGTGAAGAAGGGCCACTTGTCACCCAGGTACACCCAGCCACTTCTTGTGAAAAGCGAAAACTGCCTGGCCCCTCCAGCGAaggggagacagaagaaaggtgAGACCCTGGCCCCTTCTGGCCCTTCCAGTCCGCCATCTAGGATGCATTCACAAGTGCAGCAGCAGGGACCTCTTCCGGCTTCCCTCACATCGTCCCCCAAAGCCATGTACTCACCACTCACTCATGTGGGTGCTAGCAGACCTTGAGAGGAACCCCCCAGGCCGCCTCTTTCCTATTAGCCGCAGTGACAGTAACAGCCACATCGGTGTGAGTGGTGTTGTGTGAACAGTCTTTCACACCTGCCTCTTCAGCAAAAGCTGGATCTAAGGAACACAGCACATGAAACTTTGAGTCCTAGAGCTTCTTGCGGGGGGAGAGGTTGGGGGAGACAATGaacaataaacagataaaatattcagcatgagcagggtggtggtgcacacctttaatccctgtacttgggagacagagctggtggatctcttgagtttgaggccagcctggtctatagagtgagttccaggacagttagagttatacagaggaatcctgtcttgagaaaccaaacaacaacaataacaaaccccCCAAACTCAAATTTTTCGAGAAGAATTAGGCATAGAAAATGAGAGGGTACATTTATGCACAGTTCTTATTCACAAagacacatttataaatatagaaaGTACTGTAACTTGATGTTGTCACATTGACATTAAAGgaggaatttaaaaacaattcagaCAACAAGTTAGGTACTGTTTTGGGTTAACAAGCAGTGACAACGagtctttagatttattttattttattgttttatgtgtgtgagtgacttgcgtgcacacacacacacacacacacacacacacacacacacacacaagtttacCATGTGTGAGTCTCAtacccagagaagacagaagaggtcatcagatcccctggaactggaatcacatgtacttgtgagccaccgtgtgagtactggaaattgaacctagtcctctgcaagagcaacagatgctcttaaccactgagccagttcGCCAGCCCCCAACcccgccctctctctctccctctctctgatcCAGGGAGCTTTGCTGGGGTTTATTACAGGAGTATGGATGAGAGGTTACTATGACACAGCTTTGTCACCAAAAGCCCACTCCAGCCTGGGTGGCCACTCACACCTGGAGCTCATTGCACAACCCACAGGTAGTTCCATAGTCGGGGTGTCTTCTCCAGGCGGTTCAGCCAGGCTCAGCTTCTCCCAAGCAGCTCTGGTGGTCTCAGATCTCAGAATTCCTTActgcttatatatgtgtgtgcacaggcggGGTCTAGGGAACCTGATCAGtgtcagggacttcctgaagcttttgAGAAAACGAAACAAAGCAGTAAGGACTTTCAGCCTGTTCTTGGGCTTAGTGAAGTTTGAAGAAACTTGTTCTCATTGCCTGAGCCCCGAATCAGTTTGATCTCTACCTTGAACTTGCTGCCATTCATTCATATCGAGGATTGCTTAAGGGTTTTAAGTGTTTGTCAGACAGACTTCCGGAGTACAGCTTCTGTATTTGCGGCTTGGACCAGTCCAAGAATACTCTAGAGCAGAGCCCCGCAGTCAGGATTGAGAGGGACTCTGAGGGCGACAGGGAAATCTCAGCACACTGAGGGTCACGGTAGCCTTCAGCAGCCACGTAGTTGGCATAATGTGGTAAAAAGAATCCCTTATGTCTTGccgtttgtttttgttgtttttactcaACAACAGGTTGCCCCCGCATTGTTCCACGGTCTGCTTGGGGCGCAAGAGATGCACACTGCTCCAAGATGGCTCTCCCTGCAAAGTATGTCATCATCCTCCATTCCGCTGGGAGAACCTGCAGTCAGCCGGATGAGTGCCGCCTGCTGGTCCGAGATCTCCAGTCCTTGTTCCTGGACAGGCTGAAAGCCTGTGACATTGGGTATAAGTAAGTGATCTCAAGGATAGGGGCTGCTTTCCTTTGGTAAGGGAACCTGAATCTCTcaacaggagagaaaagggagctaATTTTGACTGATAATTCACCATATGAAAAACCTAtggggaccagcctggtctacagagctagttccaggacaggctccaaaaccacagagaaaccctgtttcgaaaaaaaccaaaaaaacaaaaaaaaaaacaaaaaaacaaacaaacaaacaaaaaaacaaaaaacctatggGTATTTACATTGACTTTTACCCAACCTGAGAGTGCTCTTATTCAGGAGACAGATAAGGGGCAGTCATAGCTCCAAGCATATTCCAACAATGTGCACTATTAAAGGCAGTATATGGATATTTTGGATTCCAAGGCTTCTGATGAGATATTAGAGGAAGGGACAGGGTGGAGATTGAACTCTGTAGAAGAGATCACTCCAGGGCCACTGTTTTAACACAGCTGCTTCTCATTACACTGTGGCTCAGGTGTTGTCCTCTGTTCGGTTTGCTTCTTCTGGTGTTATTGTGACAGCTCTTCACATCTAAGAGTCCGAACACTCAGAGGGAGAGAATCTCCGACATGAAGAGACTGGACAACATCCATTAATTTCAGTGCCAAGGTCCGCAGTTCTCTAATAGAGAATGTGAAACCAGTGGGAGGACATTTTTATCTCTCCCTACATTTCTACTCCTGTcttctccttgtgtgtgtgtgtgtgtctgtctgtctgtctgtctgtctgtctttttctcctcctatcCCATCCCCTTCCTtactccttctctcctttccttctcatttaGTGTGATCTAAATGAGTTTTGTTGGTAGAGAACACTTATGTTTAAAGACAGCCACTTAAGACTGGcctatacagaaaacaaaatggccacgaagcaggcaaaacaccagagGATGATTCCAGAGCTTGAAGATAAGACGCCGGAATATCTCACTCATTTCTCATCACAAACAGTCAAACTAAATTTGAAGCCTAAGGATAAGCCAGCACTAGCTCATGTGGTATGTTTGTATGTGACAGTGAAAAGAGTCACCATCTTAGGGAATTTGTGGATTAACCTCTGGGTCTGTATTTTTGTCTTGACTGCTCCTGCCAGGCACCAGTGTGCAATGTGCTTCGGCTGGATTTGCCACATGGCATATTCTTCTAAGGTGACTGgtcctctcctctgtctccatgtTAGTGAAGTGCTTTAAAGATGGGAGAAAATATTGTCGCTAGCTAGCTATTTGGACCTACCAAATGATTGCAGGTCCTTCCACTCAGGATAATCCGATGTTGTTCTCCTTAACTGCCGTGGAGATGTGAACATCAAATATGAATTTGGAAATCTCATACTGAGGATGGAAGTTTCTCTTTCCTACTCAGGCTCCAGAAGGCAGCTACCTTATCTTAGGCTTTTGATTTGTATTGTGCATCCTGTCAGCATCCTGGagagggactgaactcaggaccaaACACTCATTTCCCCCTCCCAGCTCTAGGCTGTGCTCTGGGGATGCTTCCTGCGGGAGCACAGGTGACTCTTACCCTCCTGGAGCTAAGACTTTGTGACAGGGGATGGGGGAGAACTTACAAAGTAGGTTTCAGCAAGGTGAGTCAAATGAGACTATGAAGGTCACGTGAAGGAcgagcaggctgcagggactcaTTCCTTGGAGGTATAACTTGTTAGTTGGAGTCCAAGAAGGGAGTGGGACAAGCTAGAGGAGGAAGCAGCAAGAGTGTTTCAAACACAGGGAAAGGCCTGGGTTCCAGCAGAAGAACAGTGTCTCGGAGGAGGGAGCTGAGAAATTACTTATGGTTACATAAATGCCAATACTGGATGTGGTGGGAGGTGAGGCTGAGAGGCAGAAGAGCATGTCCTGAAGAATGGTGTGTCTTCAGCTGGGAGTTTGGGTTCTGTGCAAAGGATGAAGAGCAGGGTCTTGCACAGAAGATGCCTTGACTGACGCCTTGAGAACAGATGGGTGTGGGTGAACCTGAAGGCAGTGAGATTTGAAGATGTGACAATTCAGGCAGGGTGAGATGCTGACAGGGGGAAGAGGGTGCAGGTGCCCCAGGAGAAGTGGAGGCACTTAAAGGTCATAAAAGTGAGTGGCTCATGACTAAGGTGCAGGCCTATGTCAGGAAAGTGGCCGCTAGACATCGCaccagccttggctgtccagTGGATGGAATGGGTGGATGAGGCCTGGGCTGGAGCCAGTGGGTGATGATTTTCTCTACAATGCTAACCCAGAGAAGAACAGGGGGGAGGTGGCTCCAATGTGAGTTGTGTGCTTTCATGAATGATGAAGAAGCCAAGGAAATAAATAGGTCAGTTTTGAGAGTGTGTAGGGTGAGGCACAGAGACCAGTCTGCCAGATAAGAGAGGGAGTGGACCATCACAGTGGAAGTCCCAAGAAGAGGATgtctggagaaggaagagaaaggttgACAGGTTCAACTTCACAGAAACCAGTGGTTAGACATTTGGGAAATAGGGGTGAGTTGTTGAATAGTCTATTTTATCAAGGCAGCTACTGTGACAATTTGCTTCCCAGAAATCTGCAACGGTTTTAAGTCTGGGTCCCTCTCAAGTCCCACTCCTCCAGATGGTGTCAGCAGCAAGGCCCTCACAAGGACGATGGCTCACACCAGGTGCTGGAACCTGGGGAGTAgttgagtaaatgaatgaatgaacccaTGAGGAAGGCAAATGTCAAACCAAGAATGCTCCCTCTTTCATGCTAATCTCCATATCTCTTGTGGTTCTCCAGCTTCCTCGTGGGCCAGGATGGTGGTGTTTATGAAGGAGTGGGCTGGAATAGTCAAGGCTCCCGCACGGAAGGGTACAATGACATTGCTTTGAGCATCACCTTTATGGGCGTCTTCACAGGTAAGTGGAGGCTTTGGTAGTTGAGATCCTTGTGTGATGTTTGAGGAGAGAAAGACTTCAGACTTGGGCATCATCTAAAGCATCATATGGTGAAGTTTTGTATTTATATGAGTGTGGCTGGAGGTGACCCTCAGATCCTAGAGAGAATAGGTACTCAAAAAACATGTTTCATACTCACAGAtaaatctctctccctccttccctccctccctccctccctccctccctccctccctccctccctccctccctccctccctccctccctccctccctccctccctccctccctccctccctccctccctccctccctccctccctccctccctccctccctccctccctccctccctccctccctccctccctccctccctccctccctccctccctccctccctcacctcttCCTTTGGTATGAATGGGTGAAGCCAGGGGAAATGCCTGCATGAGTGATTTTAGTTCCTCTTTGTAACCTATCCTATTTGGTTCTTAGGGTACCAACTCTAGATGGTTCAGCCTTTACCCAAGGCAGggatttagagatctgcctgggcTGCActgaaaatgttcatttctttactCAGTGCTCCTGCCTAGAGCTAGGGTACTATTGAATCTCTGGGACGGTGGAGGAACTATTACTGCTACTCATTCGGGCTGGTTTGAAAATGAGCATTAGCTGAGGGTAAGGGCAGTAAGGAGATGCTGAGCACCGAATCTGTGGAGAAGGCCTGTAAACCTCGCTGCTCCTGATGTTCTGGATGAGATCATTCACTGTCACAGATCCAAAGGCGGTTGGCACTATTATTTCTTCTCCCAACTCTACAGTAAGAGTGTCATTACTTCCTTCACTTTTGTCAACCAAGAATTGGCATTGCCAAATGTTCCTTAGGGGACAAACATGTTCTCACTAGAGAACTAGCAGGACAGACGTCTGCAGTAGGAGAACCTTCAGAATCCTTTAGATCTGTATTTGTAATTCCAGGACCAGCAATTCAGAGTCAGGAAAACTTTGGAGTTGAGACCCATGAAATGTTGATCtggcattctgtctgtctgtaagaCTGGCTGCCAACAGTCAAATATGCTACTTTAGTGGTAGGCTGGGCAGGTTTGAAATCATGTTCTGTTCTGGTCTGGGCACCCTAGGATCCTACAAACAATGGTCTGGCTGTGTTTTGCAGGTTCCTCACCCAATGAAGCTGCTCTGGAAGCAGCCCAGGATCTGATCCAGTGTGCTGTTGACAAGGGGTACCTGACCCCCAACTACTTGCTAATGGGCCACAGTGATGTGTCCAATACTCTGTCCCCTGGACAGGCATTATACAACATCATCAAGACGTGGCCTCACTTCAAGCACTGAAGGAGGGTCCTAGTCCATTCTGAGGATGCTGTTCCTCTTGCTGGGTATtcgtcctcaccttccaccttcactttgtttatttcctgggtTAGGATGACCATATCTTTTCTTGGTGACATCCACCACTGTCCCCCAAGTTTTGTACACATAGTCCTGTACTTGTCTTCTCAGCCAAGTGAGGTTTCCTAGTTACCTGCCCATCTGTGATTTGTCTGGCAGCTTCCATTACTCATGCACAGCCCAGACAGGgtgtcctcccctcctctgctcaCACAcccatgtctgcatgtgtgagtACTCCTTTTATTTAAGGGTTTAGTTGCCTGCAGGCCTATCTATTCTCTTCTGGTTTGTGAAGTTCTTCCAGGGCAGCAGCTGAGTTTCCTCACCGCTAGGTAGCCTATGTCAGCTCTGTGATCTGTGTTTAAATGCGAGTAGATACTATAGACTTTTGTTGGAGAAATGGATAAACAAGTTAAAGACCCCAGTCCTTCTCCAAGAGTGTGCCATCATCCCTCCTTGGAAGCCTTGTGGCCCAgtgccccctcctcccattgTTCTCTGCACTGGCACTTCTTGGTTGGAGACTCGGAACTGGCTGTGGTGACATGTCCATAGCAGATGCTGCGTCTCCACTGTTCCGTGCCACTATATCCACAGAGTACTCTGTGTGCCAGAACCACATGCTCCTCCAAGGCCAAGGCAGACCTGTGATAACACTTGCTACCCCGTGCTGTGGTCTGCCTGTGCCTGGATTGGTCCCACTGGGCTGATCCTGGGGTTCTGCAACTCTCCCTACCCTCGTTCTTTGTTGTGTTTATTGGAAACACATGAagcattgtttttctctgtgttattcTGCAAAACGGAAGGGAGAGTAAGAGGGAAACAGGAGAGATGAATAAAGGAATATAATGTAGAGAGTGTCTTGTTCGTTTGATTAAATAATGTTTAGTCTTGTTTTATATGCTTTTGttgctcttatttttaataaaaataaatacaaaagcactcactctttcttccccttctcatttttagtggggattgaacctggagccTCTCACAAGCTATACACTGAACCACTTTCCTCACCTTGAAGCTCATACTTTAAGGCAGGAGTTTTGTGCTTTTTCCAAACAATCAGTGACCTTGGTTTCCTTGTCTGCATTTGCTATCAGCCCATTTGTGTAGTGTGCGGGGGGNNNNNNNNNNNNNNNNNNNNNNNNNNNNNNNNNNNNNNNNNNNNNNNNNNNNNNNNNNNNNNNNNNNNNNNNNNNNNNNNNNNNNNNNNNNNNNNNNNNNTCTCCCCATTCTTCAGGGGCAGAGCAGCCATTTGTTTAGAGTGCAGGGGTCTCCCCATTCTTCAGGGGCAGGGCAGCCATTTGTTTAGAGTGCAGTGGTCTCCCCATTCTTCAGGGGCAGGGCAGCATGGTCAGATTTGAAGTTTCCTCTTGTCTCCTTCAGCAGGAGGACCTGGTTCCAGGCCAGAGCCTCCCAGATACTCTCTCTTCAAGCATCCTGCCAGTTATAAACCCTCCACTGTGGAGACTGAGGGCAGGTTCACGTGTTCTatctctcctctgctctgctgaAGGAGGTAAGTACACAAAGGGAGACATGGGACTTCTGGAAAAATGAGATGGATCTCTCCAGATTCCCAGAGCTGAGGCAAAGTGCTGCTGTTCTTGGGGAAGCAGGAGGCAAGAGTTCCTTTGTTTCCCATCTTTTTGGGAGTGTGaccagtctctctccctcccttcactgAAACATAATTATAGAACTGAATTGCTGACATTttaaaggagtaagtcacaaaacaatcccacaccagtttggaattatgattaataaaagggttatttatttaaagggaaaaacttacagatcaccgtcctagacaacagcccccTGCATGACCAGGAAAAGCGTCTGATAGCCAGAAGTGGAGGAGTCCaaagcaagagagggagcagCTACTTTTTCAAGCcagagagaccacacccaagtgggctggtatcttaaaggctattggctgaaggagcggaaggagctcccgcagcaaCATTTTCTATGAGTTCATGTTATTCCTTCATATAccatctaattaaaaataagttattgatTGTTAGATGATTGTAGTTTTCGAGTCATTTTCCAGCTCTATAGATAGATTCTCTCCTCTACATCCTGCGGTAGAGAAGGAGCTCTCTGTGTCTCAGCTCTTCCCTGAACATCTGCTCTAGGGACGGCAGCATTCTGCATCTCCTAGGTTGTGGAGTTGACCCTGCTGCCTCATGTGAAGTGTTTCAGCCAGGGCCCAGCCAGTGAGCCCTCGCTATTGCTGTGTTGTTATCGTGGTCTTTCCCACTCCagtctgactctgcttctttttgACCAGCAGCTTCAACTTCCCTGTAAGAGTTTACTGTTGTCTGTGTTGGTGACTCTGCTGCAGCCATATGTGGCAGCAAGGCCTGGTCACACAAGAGAGCAGGTGTGAAGACCCACGATGACAGGTGCAGTGAAGGCTGAGTCTCCCTCTTCATGGACATTAGTGCTGGCGGATTAATAAGCATTTATATATCCTCATTGTGTAGTCTTGAACCTGCTGTAGGTGCTGCAGGCATCATTCACTGGAGTCACGTAGGGTGACAAGTTCAGAGCAACTCTGCACACTCTGACTCAAGAGCCCAGCCCACAGAGACCTCTCAGTGCAACACCTGTGAGCCCTGCCAGAACTGCCTCCGTGAAGTTCATCACACACTTGATGCCGAATGAACTGGAACAAGATGCCTCTGACTCTAAGGAGGAGAAGGCAGTGTTTAGAGCTGACTGACAGTGCGCAGCCTCCAAAGCCAACAGGTGCTACAGCATGGGGAATCTGCCTTCCCAATGATGTACTTaaattttctgtgcatttgttcattcattgatAAATGGTGATTGTATGCCCCCGAATGTTGTCATAAAAAGTAAAAGGCATGTGAAAAAAGTATTTATATATCCCGTAGTTATCAATTTCCAATAAAAACATGGACTTAGGTTGAACATGACAGGTTTGTTTCAATTCATTCTAAAGAGGGCAAGCCAAAGCCGTCGAGGTGACCTGCGAGTCAGGCACTGTAGATGACACTGGTCTCCTACAATAAGCTTCTGAACCTGTCGCTTCTTTGGCAAGATACCCTCTTTTATGACAC includes the following:
- the Pglyrp4 gene encoding peptidoglycan recognition protein 4 isoform X2 encodes the protein MPPWLLITSTLVLLVWGVSSWEKAQTQQISDGLQHLLGNISQLLEEGKVHHDDVFIMVSRKEWGARSTGCSSKLSRPADVLVVHHVPGLECHNQTFCTRKLQELQAYHIHNSRCDVAYNFLVGDDGRVYEGVGWNIQGSHDQGYNNISLGIAFFGAQEGHSPSPVALSALKGLISHAVKKGHLSPRYTQPLLVKSENCLAPPAKGRQKKGCPRIVPRSAWGARDAHCSKMALPAKYVIILHSAGRTCSQPDECRLLVRDLQSLFLDRLKACDIGYNFLVGQDGGVYEGVGWNSQGSRTEGYNDIALSITFMGVFTGSSPNEAALEAAQDLIQCAVDKGYLTPNYLLMGHSDVSNTLSPGQALYNIIKTWPHFKH
- the Pglyrp4 gene encoding peptidoglycan recognition protein 4 isoform X1, with protein sequence MPPWLLITSTLVLLVWGVSSWEKAQTQQISDGLQHLLGNISQLLEEGKVHHDDVFIMVSRKEWGARSTGCSSKLSRPADVLVVHHVPGLECHNQTFCTRKLQELQAYHIHNSRCDVAYNFLVGDDGRVYEGVGWNIQGSHDQGYNNISLGIAFFGAQEGHSPSPVALSALKGLISHAVKKGHLSPRYTQPLLVKSENCLAPPAKGRQKKASCPRIVPRSAWGARDAHCSKMALPAKYVIILHSAGRTCSQPDECRLLVRDLQSLFLDRLKACDIGYNFLVGQDGGVYEGVGWNSQGSRTEGYNDIALSITFMGVFTGSSPNEAALEAAQDLIQCAVDKGYLTPNYLLMGHSDVSNTLSPGQALYNIIKTWPHFKH
- the Pglyrp4 gene encoding peptidoglycan recognition protein 4 isoform X3, producing MPPWLLITSTLVLLVWGVSSWEKAQTQQISDGLQHLLGNISQLLEEGLLTDVFIMVSRKEWGARSTGCSSKLSRPADVLVVHHVPGLECHNQTFCTRKLQELQAYHIHNSRCDVAYNFLVGDDGRVYEGVGWNIQGSHDQGYNNISLGIAFFGAQEGHSPSPVALSALKGLISHAVKKGHLSPRYTQPLLVKSENCLAPPAKGRQKKGCPRIVPRSAWGARDAHCSKMALPAKYVIILHSAGRTCSQPDECRLLVRDLQSLFLDRLKACDIGYNFLVGQDGGVYEGVGWNSQGSRTEGYNDIALSITFMGVFTGSSPNEAALEAAQDLIQCAVDKGYLTPNYLLMGHSDVSNTLSPGQALYNIIKTWPHFKH